In Lacerta agilis isolate rLacAgi1 chromosome 1, rLacAgi1.pri, whole genome shotgun sequence, the following proteins share a genomic window:
- the LOC117046880 gene encoding LOW QUALITY PROTEIN: myb-related transcription factor, partner of profilin-like (The sequence of the model RefSeq protein was modified relative to this genomic sequence to represent the inferred CDS: deleted 1 base in 1 codon) codes for MHNWSCILLGMVLVLHIDFLLPFVLCGILNSRNMTERKRKPKFSREELDILVTEVTRNEARLFGRETIRLSHADRDKIWESIARKITSVSQVPRSVKDIKHRWDDMKRRTKDKLAYMQRSLSSPSSPGRPSAIVLTAHERAIESTLHSSRQMHGFRRADLDVVDSPSTSSDEDVEVPGPSRQHHFSSLQRHAEEADLLPIPSSYLHSSSLSDHSDVINQRQETRQPNPCSQSSFRPPRPYAQSPPISGFDRQLFDTHVEQTELFRQFCQELVTIHRDMANNMHVISQRMSDLTGQVSQMCQTLTKIKDELQTLNKVQVPSTSQVAAPMNPSEPKAGNSQSRPKQTPLPRTTRSRKRKHHF; via the exons ATGCACAATTGGTCGTGTATCTTGCTTGGAATGGTTTTGGTGCTTCACATTGATTTCCTTTTA CCATTTGTGCTTTGTGGGATATTGAACTCAAGGAACATGACAGAACGAAAGAGGAAGCCCAAGTTCTCCAGGGAGGAGCTGGACATTCTGGTCACGGAAGTGACTCGGAACGAAGCCAGGCTGTTTGGAAGGGAGACGATACGTCTATCCCACGCAGACAGGGACAAGATCTGGGAAAGTATAGCCAGGAAAATCACATCGGTGAGCCAGGTCCCCAGGTCTGTGAAAGATATTAAGCACAGGTGGGACGACATGAAGAGAAGGACCAAAGACAAACTGGCATACATGCAGAGGTCCCTCTCCAGTCCCAGCAGCCCGGGGAGGCCCTCGGCCATTGTCCTGACCGCCCACGAGAGAGCCATCGAGTCGACGCTGCATTCGTCACGCCAGATGCACGGCTTCCGGAGAGCGGATCTGGACGTGGTTGACAGCCCATCAACCAGCT CTGACGAAGATGTGGAGGTGCCCGGCCCCTCGCGGCAACACCACTTTTCATCACTGCAGAGGCACGCAGAAGAAGCTGACCTTCTCCCCATACCTTCATCGTACCTTCATTCTTCTTCTCTGTCAGATCACTCGGATGTTATTAACCAAAGGCAGGAAACGAGGCAGCCAAACCCATGTTCCCAGTCCTCCTTTAGGCCCCCTCGGCCCTATGCCCAAAGCCCACCCATCTCTGGCTTTGACCGCCAGCTCTTTGACACCCACGTTGAACAGACGGAGCTCTTCAGGCAGTTCTGCCAAGAGCTGGTAACAATCCACAGAGACATGGCAAATAACATGCATGTGATCAGCCAGAGGATGTCTGATCTGACTGGGCAGGTCAGCCAGATGTGCCAGACCTTGACCAAAATCAAGGACGAGCTTCAGACTTTGAACAAGGTTCAGGTTCCCAGCACTAGCCAGGTGGCAGCACCAATGAACCCTTCTGAACCCAAGGCAGGGAATAGCCAAAGCCGTCCCAAACAGACGCCTCTTCCTCGGACGACTAGGTCACGGAAGAGAAAACACCACTTCTAG